The genomic window TCCCGGCGCGTGCCGACCTCACGCCGGAGCAGATCAAGAAGTTCTCTGACTACCAGCAAGATGCCATGAAGTCCTTCGGCAAGGACACCATCGTCCCGTCGATCGCGCACGGCGCAGCAGTTTCCATCAAGGCTTCCGAGGCCATGAAACAAGCCATTTCGAAGTTCACCTCCTCCGGTGCAACCGATGTTGCCGCGCTCCAAAAGGAGCTTGGCGCGGCTGCTAAGAATTAAACGATTCGGGGTGGGAACAACGCGCTAGCCTGTTCCCACCCCGCACAATGGACGGATAGTCATGGCGACACTAGAAACCAGCAAGCGTCCGGGCAAATCCCGCCGCCGCGGGGGTTGGCGGCAGTGGGGACCTGGCCTGCTGCTCATCTCCCCTTCGCTCATCCTCGTAGGTGTGTTTGTCTACGGCCTTATCGGCTCAAACATTTACACCTCGTTCCAAGACAACCACTCAGCGGCTCAGCTCGCCGGCAATCAGCCCATCAGATTCGTCGGCTTTGAGAACTTCCTCGCGCTTTTCTCCAACCCAGACTTCCAGCATTCGCTGAAGAACCTCCTCATCTTCACCGTGGCGTTCCTGGCCGGCACGCTGGTGATCGGGTTCCTGTGGGCGTGGCTGATGGAACGCCCGATCCGAGGCGAGGGCTTCTTCCGGTCGGTCTTCCTCTTCCCGATGGCGGTCTCTTTCATCGCCTCGGGCGTGGTGTGGCGCTGGCTGCTCAACCCTGGCACCGACACCTCTGCCACGGGCCTAAACCGGC from Trueperella pyogenes includes these protein-coding regions:
- a CDS encoding carbohydrate ABC transporter permease, encoding MATLETSKRPGKSRRRGGWRQWGPGLLLISPSLILVGVFVYGLIGSNIYTSFQDNHSAAQLAGNQPIRFVGFENFLALFSNPDFQHSLKNLLIFTVAFLAGTLVIGFLWAWLMERPIRGEGFFRSVFLFPMAVSFIASGVVWRWLLNPGTDTSATGLNRLFQMIGLDFLQNKWTASENWAILAIALAAIWQLSGYVMALFLAGFRGISEDLREASKVDGANGWQTYRHIIFPQLTPVALSAVIIIAHMSLKSFDLIISITNQTWYPTKVPAIDMYNYMTVNDYSMAAAVGTILLAIVAVFVIPYLIHDSRENRR